The segment ggcagtctgcagccaataggagctcaggagcatcAGGCCAATCATagactggctgatgttcctgagctcccgacctctccttatttagttcagcctggggttgtaggcctttgtctgtaattagagttacctagcctggtgctttcccttgttccagacttccctgagcgacttgcatttgTGACCTTGTGacctgaccccggctggactcctgagCCTTCTGACTTTAGTCTTTTCTACACTCTCCCggttttgaccctgcctgcctgactcagcCTTTTGCAACCGGACTTGTCcatggcgcaattgccctgcctctccctctgtGTACTTCCCAagttaccctttgttatttcgtactgtctctgtcttatctgtttgtcagtttcacgtgtaccagtatagggaacgccgcccagttgtgcgccgtcgtttaggtcgggtcgtacaagtaggtagggacagaggtttgggaagaacagggacctcagtgtttactgtgtatttgtttgtgACACTTATACATAGAGGGCGGTATTATACAAGTTAATGCAAGAAAGGCGCAGTATAAACCTGACACTTGGCGCATCAGTCTTGGATGATTTCAAGCTTTACCTCTAGTTTGGCAAATCAATAGTCCAGTGCTAAGTCCTGAGCCACCGTGTTGATGATGACTGTGGGACAATCACTTTCCTTGTCTTTTTGTTTTCCAGTGATCAGTTTGAGGACAAAGAAGGAAAAGTGAGATCAGCCATTCAACATATTGTGAAATACGACCTGGAGAAAGAGAATATGACAGACCCGCTGGTCTTACCACCAGCCGATTGTGTCATCAGTGCTTGGCTTCTGGGTGTTATCAGCAAAGATCAAGATGATTACATCAGATATCTGAGGAAGTTCTCTAAATTACTAAAACCTGGAGGACACCTCGTATTAATTGGGAGTTTAGATACAACATATTTTACAGTCGGGAAGGACAAGTTCCATGGTTTCACATATGGTGAGGATTTTGTCAGGAAAGCTCTGGTTGGAGAAGGTTTTATCATTGATTACTGTAAGGTCCAGGAGAGAACGGCTGTCAGTGACCTTATTGACTATAAGGCCGTCATATACATTGCAGCTCACAAGGAGAAGTAGGTTGAAGCTTACAAAGTCTGCATGTCATTACTTCATATTTTaagcttaaaaaaaacatataataatCAAAATGAAGCTTCCTTAGTGCAGTATAGGAGAGTATAGACAGACCTTGGGCATCTGACACATCATAGGAGTCTGAAGTCGTGGGATCAGTTTCTTTCTCATTGTTGTTCTGTTTCTGCTTaatatgtatagtgtaataaatCATTAAAGCAATAAAGCATTAAAGCAATAAAGTAAAGCATATAGCATTAAATTGTGTACTTTACTTGGGTGGGGGCACAAATCTGCTTCATAGGCTTTACAAACCTTCATTTAGGAGTAGAAATATACAAGTTTTTGTTCTTTTAACACATATTTTATTCCTTTTTCACATTTCCATTTACGAAAAACAATAAGGTAAAAAATTTGACTCCCCCTCTTTTGTGTCTCAGGCCTCGTCTTCTCCCATCATCAAACACAAAGATAGCTGGGAGAAATTTTGTCAATCAAATCACATAATTCCCAAGGTCCTATATGTATGTAGACGTTCCATCATATCATGTCTATTTTCTTTAGAGATCATATTCGGTATAAGGCTCCCAACTGACTAACCAGTGATATCACATGCATGTATGGATCACTAGCGGGGTTCATCGTCTTCTTCACTTCTACAAATAAATGGAATGTTAGTTATATTCCCCACCCAATGGATcacttggggaaaaaaaatattagtagGAGGCATCCATCATTCTCTACTATTTCACTGTGTGGAATAAAAGATTAACGTTAAAATGTAAAGAAACCTCTCTTCAAAACCAAAATGTGTCCACAATGCAAAAATTCTAAAAATGATTTCATTAAACACCAAGTGGATTTTCTTTAAGTATAACCCGATTTTAAAGGATCTCCATCTCAATTTAATATTTCTAAAATGTCTAACATACTTAAAGCGCACCTGTCGTTTCAATTGACTTTTCGGGATAAGCTGCCATGTGTGTGTACACGAGGAGTAGGATTAttactggccattatatgactttaattttgcaatttttagcagtttttccctatGCATGCTATATCTGTAGTTTGCATTTATCTCTGagctgggggaggggggagactagcagacatacactacacacaagaAGAAGAGGAGAGTATACTTTATAACCTTTTCTCTTACTCAGAAACACCCCCAGGATCATGGAGGACATATATAGAGAAGCACTGACCTGTACTGATATGAATAAAATGCTTTGCTTGTGGTAGAACCTGTCCTTCTATCATAAATACTAGAATAATAGACACAACAGTACATATACTCACATGTACACATATATGCATAAAGCTAAACTACAAATAAACGCAAATAGACGGATGTAGGTACAAAAGGGAGGGTGATGGGTTAAGGGGCGGTATGTTCTCCTCGAGCACCCATGTTAGAAACATGATAACCAAAACAATTAAAAGTTAAAGATTCATGGAGAATACAATAGCACGTCAATATATAGCGCTAACGCTTGATCCAGGTAAAATAAAGTGCTAATAATTGTTGATAAAGGAGGCAATAACAATATGGTGATGCAtaagcatatatacatatatatacactctgATACAATGGCAGGTTCAAACACAAGTTActagcaggatgcagacaggtcaaaatgctacatagagggagattgtgCAGGggaaaaatactgatgaacagccactctcacacctatttatgagggggtggctgcttagtattttcattgcacacagataaggcttctcCCTCTGTAGcactgtggcttgtctgcatcttgCTGGGAACTACTTTTTGAActtgcccttgtatcagtaagtatggcttTTTTTCAGTAATTTTAAGTTGACATATAGTGTGTGATATCCACAGTATGCACTcccttagaaaccaatgaaaagataatgaaataaaaaaatattaagactGAGTGGACATGCACAGGGTTTTTATCTATTATCAGGATGCAGAGCTTTACAGTCCTAACAAACTGGGGAAAAAGATTCTCTTCAGCTATACTGTCATGCTACTGTAGAATAtctgctcctttcctgacaagctGGGCAGAAAACTATTTCTATAGGTTAAGACATAgctgtggggagagtgactgagcatgaTTGTCCACCAGCACTTAGCTCATTAGATGGGCCTCCGCATTGCTATACACTTTATACACCAGGTGGCGCCACACTATAAAATTAAATGTTATAGCTCTTGTTTGAtaggtttttttttcaacatcATGGGACCCAGGTAACAAATAGGAATAGTCCAAAGCAAACAACACCTTTAAGAATTGATTTTGAGTTGTACTGAGTTGGCAAATACTCaaagaattaaaataaatatttagcaTAATAAGATAAGTCAGCGCTCAAAACACAAATGAGTAAAAACTATACATAACTCTACTttaatataaaactgtaataGACATAACAATTATAGAAATATTGCAATAATCCCtttaacaacataaaaaaaattgtcaaactgcaacaaaaaaacaaaaatatcaaATGGTAACCAGTACTgcgattaattactgcaaacctccTAATCAGACAGgcagtgatgtgtgtgtataaccaGCGCTATATACTGATGCTCCTCAATGACATCCTCCACCCCACTCTGTGTAGTCTGGTTATGAGCAGTGCGGTCTTATTAGAACCAACATGGCACAGCCTTATATATTTATACCTCATACCTTATATAGTGTACAAAATCAACATAAAACCCGGTGCTCTGAATCATAGAGGAGATATGAAGAGAATctaacaaaaatataaataaataaaaattagatAAAAAATAGATCTACAATAAAACATGAATAAAATTAAATACATATCAATAATGTCCACTATAacaaagtaaaaaatttaaagAATAGATTGACCATCCTAAATAGAAAGTTCTCTGGGTTTCCTATAGAAAGAAAGGTATAGAGGAACAAAAACACGGTACCAattagtgcaggttacccaggtgaAAAGTAGTAAGATGATAAAGATACTACTAACCTGGTACAGGGTGATAACGGGCAATTAGAAATAtatgtgctgctgctgccaggactcaacgCCGGTGATCCAAAGGAAGACAGCAAATAGTATGCTGAGGTGCAGGAAAAAAGagagtctccaagggcgctgctgtACTTAATATAACGCTTCAATACATGAGCTATAATGAGTCACGTAAGAGTAATAAAAAGGTTTGTTTCATGAtaataaggctacgcgtttcaatgccgcaccggcatcttcatcaggctatgaaaaaatataaaaacttcaCTGCTTAAATAACCATAGTATTAGaagaaaacccgccaatgtgaccggggtcaaagAACTTCAATGAAGTCATAGGTCAAAGTTTAAACCTAGAATATCAATATTAGTAAAAACAATAAGTGGTTATACATGTGAGGGGAAGAACAACAATGACTTACAATGCtaagaaacaaaaacataaaatattgGTAAAAAATGACATAATAGTGTAATAAACCTCACTTACAATGGTAGCGCGGCGCGCTAAACATCCAAAAGGATGTtgaaaacaaaaacatccatttggatgccagagtaacatccatttggatgctaagAGACCCaagcatccatttggatgcataaaagacatccatttggatgctgaAGAAGAGAGCATCAACTGAATGCCTAGCCAAACCTATTAGACATACTTTTGGAATAGCAGAACACAACGGGTCACATATAAAAACCGCAAGGGGAGTATTACACATCCAATTGGGTGTTAATAGGATGAAACAACAGCAGAGAAAATAAGTGTGGAATAATATCAGCACGTGTAGAGGTTAAACatagaatataataaaatatgataATGCATTATTAAAATTATGTAAAAAGGTCTGTATGTAAGAACATATGAACTATACAGGGTAatacatataaaaattattacAGTCAAATTTCATTAGAGaatatataataatgtataaaaaGTGGAATAGTGAATTAATATTAATTCAATAGAGAAACAGAAAATCGGAAAGCTGAAATTATGccgaaaacaaaaaaaagggcTAGCAGGATGCTATAAATTACTGAGAGATgataaatgaatgggtgggcatacctaaacaAGAGACCACTTAAAATTCATATGGAATTAACACTGAGAGGGAAAAGGGGACAGGACTTCAAAGTGTCGATTTTTCAATAGAAACgtaatatttatataattttcatTCCAGGGTTGATTCCGATATATCGTTCAGACCGTCTGGTTGCAGGGTTTTAAGCTTAAAGATCCAGTAATTTTCACGCTGTTTCAGCCTGCCGAATCTGTTAGCAACATTAAATGGGATCTGTTCAATGGGTGTAATGAGTATGTTACTAAAAAGGCTGTTATGAACGGAAACAAAGTGACGGGAGACACTATGCTTCATAAACCCCGTATTTATATTCAACCTATGGTTATTAATTCTTGTACGTAGGCATTGCGTTGTGCGACCAATATACTGTAAGTAGCAGGGACATTCCAGCATATAGATTACATAGGAGCTTCCACAGTTAAGGAAGCTCCTAATTGTAAAAGATTCCTTGGTTACTGTTGatatataagtggttgttttgtgAGCCATATTATTGCAACACATACAACGTTGTCAACCACATTTATAGGAACCAATTGTCCTAGGGAGCATGGTCGAACAAGGAATCATGGAGCTCCTTAATCTGCtaggtgctaaaatatttttaaggGACTTGGAACGTCTAAAAGTAATAATTGGTCTGCCTGGTAATTCTGCTTTTAAATAGGGGTCACTCTTCAGGATATGCCAGTGCTTGTCCAAAATCTCCCTAATGTTTTTATTTCCACTGTTAAATGAGGTAATGAAATTATTACTAAAACTACGGCTCTCTTTTTTATCAACTTTTTGCTCAATGCAGGATTCTTGAGATAATTGGGCAGCCTTAGAGCGTGCTCCTTTAATGAGATTTGaagggaattttttttctttaacccctatccgcaccaggacataactgtccatcgttgcgggaggttacttcccgcacgaggacgtatagttactgagtttttcccggtgcacactgtcggcgacagtgtgcaccgggaaccgggaggtcagctgtcgccgacagctgacactcccctcttgccggccagtggtcctttgccgctgatttcggctaattaaccccttaatcgccgaattttaggggtttctgccatggacggaagcccatcaggaccaaccttcggctggtcctgataggcttcctgtcagagtgacaggaagtcactgtgtcgttccagatgcacactgtcggcgacaaggtgtgcatcgggaacttagagatcagctgtccccaacagctgacactccagtgttgccgatcagtggctcatcgccgctgatttcggcaaataacccgttacatgcggggctcgattgcgatctctgcatgtacagggtttgtaccacatcagcagcccccatgcaattgtgggggctgctgatgcttgtgatggcacccggaggccaggcaacggccttcgggtctgccatgtatggaagcctatgaggatcagcctttgCTGATCCTcgcagaccaactgtcagagtgactgtgacgtcacactgacagttggaatacgttacactacctaggtagtgtaatgtattctagcagcgatcagagctgcaggtcaaaaagataaagtgtaaaaagaaaaaaaaaagttaataaacaaaaatataaagtgtaaaaagtaaaaaaaagttaatacaaatgttttataaaagtgtaaaaataaaaggttttgttttcctataataagttattatagggaaaaaattaaaacgttaaaaaaagtacacatatttggtatcaccgtgttcgtaacgacccaaactatgaaactataatgttaatttttccgcacggtgaacgccgcaaacaaaataaacagaaaactgtcagcatcgctattttttggtcaccacccctcccaagatatagaataaaaagtgatcaaaaagtcgcatttaccccaaaatggtaccaataaaaactacaacccatcccgcaaaaaataagacctcccacaggatttttgacgaaaaaaataaaaaagttacggctcagaatagcgtgtctcagaaaataaattattttatagaaatgtaattttattgtgcaaacgctgcaaaacttaaaaaaaacgatacacatatggtatcggcgtaattgtaccgaccggcagaataaattaaaacttaataaattgtgcacggtgaacgctgtaataaataaagaatttaaaccgccaaaatcgctttttggtcaccttatctctaaaaaagatcctgaggggcaaaaatgctgactatacccctagaaaaattccttgaggggtgtagattccaaaatagggtcacttttggggggtttccactgttttggtccctccggggcgttgcaaacccgacatggcactgaaaaccaatccagaaaaatctgcgctccaaaatccaaaaggcgctccttccctcctgagccctgctgtgggttcaaacatcagtttacgaccacatatggggtattgccgtaatcgggagaaatagctttacaaatgttggatgactttattccttgtaaaaatgaaaaaattctatgtttccacagaaaaataggtgattttcatcttcacagactaattccactaaattctgcaaaaaaactgtggggtcaaaatgctaactataccccatgaaaaatgccttgaggggtgtagtttccaaaatggggtcactttttgggggtttcgactgtttaggtaccacaagacccaggggcgtagctaaaggctcatgggccccgatgcaaaaattcttactgggccccccccccgcaaacttctcatggccgacggtccgcagctttcagctgcatcgctgggtctcctaagtgaccaacaatgcagcactagcagccgggggcgtcactaaggctgggttcacacaccctatttacggacgtaattcgggcgttttagcattgaattacgtccgaaaatgcggctcaaaagcgttggcacacatctgcccattcatttgaatgggtcttacgatgttctgtgccgacggtcatttttttttacgcgccgctgtcaaaaggcggcgcgtaaaaaagacgctcgcgtcaaagaagtgcctgtcacttctttagacgtaaattgagccgttttccatggactccatagaaaaacagctccaattacgtccgtaatggatgcagcgaaagacgcctgcacatgccattacggtgctgtttctcctgaaaacagcaccgtaatttcagccgtaacagacgctgccgtgtgaacataccctcagggcttaaaatgtcaggggaaatagccccaatacatatgtgtccgcccaaaaaaaagtgtgtataggagacagcatagcatatctatagcccaacgaccctatcaactatggataggattagatacagtggctcagcaggcagtatcacacatgataggattagatacagtgtcccagcagacagtatcacacataataggattagatacagtggcttagcagacagtaccacacgataggattagatacacagctcagcagacagtatcacacatgataggattagatacagtggctcagcagacagtaccacacatgataggattagatacagtggctcagaaggcagtatcacacatgataggattagatacagtggctcagtagacagtatcacacatgataggattagatacaatggctcagcagacagtatcacacatgataggattagatacaatggctcagcagacagaatcacacatgataggattagatacacagctcagcagacagtatcacacatgattggattagatacagggcccagctcgctgacattgcggctccagcgctggacccaggataggtaagaataatacttttgcttctttatgtgttactgattatttttgagtgtttgtgtttttttacaggttcggttgttggacttcggattcgaggacttcaatgaccccgttttttttattctcaataaaatggttaatgagggttgtgtttttttatttcaataaaatattttttctatgtgcttgtatctttttaaactttattatcaccgccttagtaatggccgctggctgattgacaacctccattactaaggcggggcttagtgttagccggtgcagaggctacactaacccatttattaccccggtacccaccgccaccaggggtactggaaagagccgggtacgaaccagtacccgaccatctgtagtgacgggcaggcaccggggtggccgcaggctggtagtattaggcaggggaaggccaaaaacagtggcccttcccacccttgtaatgttgcgtgctgctgctgtgttgtatctggctggttatgaaaatttggggggaccccacatcgttttttccaattatttttaattttttttaaaattacgtggggtcccccccatttttcataaccagccagatacaataaagcagcagcagcctagcatcaccagggtaggaagggccactgtatctggcctttcccctcctgataataccagcctgcggccaccccagtggccgaccatcactacagatggtcaggtactggatcgtacccggctcttcccagcacccctggtggcggtgggtacgggggtaataatgggggttagtgttagcctctgcaccggctaacactaagccccgccttaggaatgtcaatcagccggcggccattactaaggcggtagtaatatagtttaaaaaaaaaacacaaagacatggaaaaaatattttattgaaataaaaaaaaaacccacacagccctcattaaccattttattgataataaaaaaaaagccgtcatcgaagtagtaatggaatcagacgtagtccaacgaccgaacctgtaagaaaacacacaaaaaattattagtgttaggcttagatacagggcccatgtgtgatactgtctgtgggaccctgtatctaagcctaccacagcgtaggcttagatacagggtccagcagacagtaatcttatacagtataagattactgtttgctggtgccctgtatctaaacctactgtggtaggcttagatacagggcccatcagacaggatcacacatgggccatgtatctaagcctaccatgtgattggcttagatacagggcccagcagacaggatcacgcatgggccatgtatctaagcctaccatgtgattggcttagatacagggcccagcagacaggatcacgcatgggccatgtatctaagcctaccatgtgattggcttagatacagggcccagcagacaggatcacacaatctgtgatcctgtctcatgggccccctaagcctgctacatcgtaggcttaggggttgtatagtccctaaacattgatggcctatcctcaggataggccatcaatagctgatgtgtctctcgggacccgcaaatcagctgttttgaaggggccgcagcactcgtacgagagctgcttccccttcatttcactactcgctcacactgtgaatcgccgacacggattcacagtgtgaccggaatgaaggggagcagctctcgtacgagtgctgcggccccttcaaaacagctgattgtcgggtcccgggagtcggaccccgccagtcagggctaaccttaccttcctcttcggccgcggcgggagttctgtcgtctcgatgctgtgcgcggcgcatagcgctgtgacgtcatgctctgtgcacagcgcttgacgtcaagacctccgctgcgatccggaaccaggaaggtaagtaaagtatgttactatagtaacaggggcccgcggcacgagttactatagtaactttttattgatgtggtgcggggggccgtgggcccccctgtctTCGGGGCCcgctcgcaattgcgaccgctgcgacccctatagctacgccagtgacaaGACCTCTAAaaacctcacatggtgcctaaaatatattcctaaaaaaggaggccccaaaatccactaggtactcctttgcttccgcggccggtgcttcagtccattaggacactagggccacatgttggatatttcaaaaatctgcagaatctgggcaacaaatattgagttgcgtttccctggtaaaaccttctgtgttacagattttttattacaaatgaatttcggcaaaaaaaatgaaatttgtaaatttcacctctactttgccttaattcctgtgaaacgcctaaagggttaaaatactttctgaatgtgattttgaataccttgaggggtgccgttttcaaaatggggtgatttatggggactttctaatatataagtccctcaaagccacttcacaactgaactggtccgtgaaaaaatggcctattgaaattttattgaaaatatgagaaattgctgctaaagttctaaacctcgtaacgtcctagaaaaataaaagtatgtgaaaaaaaatgatgcaaacataaagtagacatatgggggatgttaactagtaactattttgtgtggtattactatctgttttaaaagcaaatacatttaaatttagaaaaatgctaatttttgcaaatttttgctaaaatttgaagtttttcacaaataaatattgaatttatcgaccaaattttttcactaacataaagtacaatatgtcacgagaaaacaatctcagaatcgcttggataggtaaaagcattccggagttattaccacataaagtgacacatgtcagatttgaaaaaatcatctgtgtctacaaggccaaaacaggctgtgtcctaaaggggttaaagattattAACTCTCTATGTGAACTTATTATCATACATGTTCCCATGACCGGCACATGAAGATAATAAATCATCATGTGATAATTTATTCTTAGTAACACACTATGTAAGTTGAATCCTGGTAATTATATAAAGACTTTGTGCCCCGGTCTAGAGGTAGTCACCCTGTCTGTGTTATAAGAGTAGATGATGGATTCCAGTACCCATAAGGTTTATCATGTACATGACTTTGATTCTAGACAACATCTGGAGCATTACTTTTCAGATAAATCTTACATGGTCTTTGGAGATGACTTCTTGAATTTTCTTATTGAGAATCTCAGACAAGTTTTCGCAGTGGGTATGTATCTTGATTTGACTTACTTCTAAGATACATTGACGTGTATCTTATTTTATGTTTAACTGGttttaaaaaattgtaataaCTGAATATAACTTGTGCAAACTTGTTtttaatgagggatgtgtgagATCAGAGGAGGCGACAACACTGCCTCAGTCATCTGGAGAGTGAAAGGGAACAGAGCAAAGCCCCGGTCATTGCATAGTATAAAAATACCCTGTAAAACTTTTTGGAATTGACAAAAATATTTCCAATTGCGAGTGCAACTACTTAACCCCTAAAGCACCAGCCTATTTTTGACTTTCAGGAACAAGCTATATTTTTAGTTTGTGTATTGccacatttcaagagccataactattttcttTTTCGTCAACGTAGCTATATGACTTATGGCTTGTGTCtctgcgggacgagttgcagtttttattggcaccattttgtggtacatataattAGTTAGCTtagtttttgtaatttttttatggaGAAATTGAGAAAAAAACTAatttctgtcatttttttttgcattttttatgttgtttaccTTTTGGATATAATACCATGTTAACTTTAATATACGGGTCAGTACAAACACAGCTATATATGTTTTTGGATAATAAAAGCACGTTTTATTAACAATATATCATTTTTGTGTAGCCACATtccgaaagccagaactttttctaTTTATccctcgacatagctgtatgattgCTTTTTGCCAGGAGTTTTAATTTTTATCGTTACCATACACCATAGGTTTTTTTATGCCATGTGCAGTGCACAATTAATGTTAATTCTATTCTATGAGTCATTATGATTGGGCCGATAccctatatgattttttttattgtttacttttttgaaactataaaataataatttttttttttttttttttttaaaagaggttTATTTAAATTGTTTATTTGAGGGGGGGGCTTAATTTTATTAGGCCTTATTGAACTTATTTTCacgtttgttttttgtttcacTAAGAGATTCGTAGCTATCATCGTATGACAGCTTGTGTAATACTTTGGAATACTTAGGGTCACCAATGAGCTAAAGGCAGGGATCAAGAGTTTTTTTTATTCCAGTCATCAC is part of the Rhinoderma darwinii isolate aRhiDar2 chromosome 10, aRhiDar2.hap1, whole genome shotgun sequence genome and harbors:
- the LOC142662511 gene encoding nicotinamide N-methyltransferase-like translates to MDSTTHKLYHEHNFDSRQCLEHYFSDKSDMVFGDDLLKSLIDNLRQVFAVGHINGDILIDLSIGSFIHHLYSACEFFKNIIVLKVNNRCIMELKRWVDERTGAFYWGHTSRLLQEKEENSDQFEDKEGKVRSAIQHIVKYDLEKENMTDPLVLPPADCVISAWLLGVISKDQDDYIRYLRKFSKLLKPGGHLVLIGSLDTTYFTVGKDKFHGFTYGEDFVRKALVGEGFIIDYCKVQERTAVSDLIDYKAVIYIAAHKEK